The proteins below come from a single Chryseobacterium bernardetii genomic window:
- a CDS encoding SusD/RagB family nutrient-binding outer membrane lipoprotein yields the protein MKNIIKISLVSACIGLALSSCQSDLTSLNDDPKHPSVLPSDNLLATALYQSSYYMDNPSVNFNNYRFFTQQWAETQYPDETQYNLVTRNQPRNHFNRMYVYSINNLKQAKVNLMKEVETDDIRTNKLATLEIEEIFIWENIVDTYGDVPYSEAFKPDGILTPKYDDAKTIYLDLIKRIDAVTATIKPAVTGYGDLVYGGNMAKWKKFANSIKLRLGMNLADVDPALSKTTVESAIASGVISSDDDAYKFKYDGGTFSNPVFDNLVASNRNDFLPSELTIKTMSALSDPRMDVWFTKVGGVYKGGVFGELNDPYTNFSQLSSYFRSATAASNLFSYAEVAFLKAEAAARGYSVGGTAVDLYAAAVKESMRENGISGTIADAYVLAHPYDSSNWKQSIGVQAWIAMFNKGFASWNFTRRLDYPILVNPPKSNLSSVPYRMPYSDQEYVLNGANVKAAGDKIGGDKATTKLFWDKN from the coding sequence ATGAAAAATATTATAAAAATAAGTTTGGTGTCTGCATGTATTGGGTTGGCTTTAAGTTCATGCCAAAGTGATTTGACTTCTCTTAACGATGACCCTAAACATCCATCAGTTCTTCCATCTGATAACTTATTAGCTACAGCCTTGTATCAGTCATCTTATTATATGGATAATCCTAGTGTAAATTTTAATAATTACAGATTTTTTACACAACAATGGGCAGAAACTCAGTATCCGGACGAAACTCAATATAACTTGGTAACTCGTAATCAGCCTCGTAATCATTTTAACAGAATGTATGTTTACAGTATTAACAATCTGAAACAAGCAAAAGTGAATTTGATGAAAGAAGTAGAGACAGATGATATACGCACCAACAAGTTGGCAACTTTAGAAATTGAAGAAATTTTTATTTGGGAAAATATTGTGGATACTTATGGGGACGTTCCTTATTCTGAGGCTTTTAAGCCAGATGGGATTTTAACTCCTAAATATGATGATGCTAAGACAATTTATCTTGACTTAATTAAAAGAATTGATGCTGTTACTGCTACTATAAAGCCTGCAGTTACTGGTTATGGTGATTTGGTCTACGGAGGAAATATGGCTAAATGGAAAAAATTTGCTAACTCTATTAAATTAAGATTAGGAATGAACTTAGCAGATGTAGATCCTGCATTGTCAAAAACTACCGTTGAATCTGCAATTGCTAGTGGTGTTATTTCTTCTGATGATGATGCTTACAAATTTAAATATGACGGCGGAACTTTCTCCAATCCGGTATTTGATAATTTAGTGGCCTCAAATAGGAATGATTTTTTACCTAGTGAATTAACAATTAAGACTATGAGTGCTCTTTCTGATCCAAGAATGGATGTATGGTTTACCAAAGTAGGAGGAGTGTATAAAGGAGGAGTGTTTGGAGAATTGAATGATCCATATACTAACTTCTCTCAATTAAGTTCTTATTTTAGAAGTGCTACTGCAGCATCTAATCTTTTTAGCTATGCAGAAGTTGCCTTCTTAAAAGCAGAGGCAGCTGCAAGAGGATATTCAGTAGGAGGTACTGCTGTAGATCTCTATGCAGCTGCTGTGAAAGAGTCTATGAGAGAGAATGGAATAAGCGGTACCATTGCAGATGCATATGTGCTTGCACATCCTTATGATTCATCAAACTGGAAACAGTCTATAGGAGTACAGGCATGGATTGCTATGTTTAATAAAGGTTTTGCCAGCTGGAACTTTACGAGACGTTTAGATTACCCTATTCTTGTAAATCCTCCAAAATCTAACTTATCTTCAGTACCTTACAGAATGCCGTATTCTGATCAGGAATATGTATTGAATGGAGCTAATGTAAAAGCTGCTGGTGATAAAATAGGTGGAGATAAGGCTACAACAAAGCTCTTCTGGGATAAGAATTAA
- the argS gene encoding arginine--tRNA ligase: MNIKDIIEQKLSEVILNVYQLKDIKLEVQENKTEFDGDFTIVTFPLVKQLKKNPESIGVELGDALTEQTDIFESFNVVKGFLNVKVKNQLFVDNFRSVNSGFSTIDKKNATVMVEYSSPNTNKPLHLGHIRNNLLGFSVAQILKEAGYDVIKTQIINDRGIHICKSMLAWEKFGNGETPETTGTKGDKFVGNYYVEFDKNYKKEISELVAQGVAEEQAKKEAPVMKEAQKMLLDWENGDEAVRNLWAEMNSWVYKGFNETYKRLGVDFDQVQYESNTYILGKDLIQAGLDKGVLYQKEDGSVWCDLTDEGLDQKLLLRSDGTSVYMTQDLGTAVERFKQNNIQKLIYTVGNEQDYHFQVLFKILKKLGYEWADQLFHLSYGMVELPEGKMKSREGTVVDADDLMQEMYETAKSKAQELGKLETLSEEDKEASYETVGLGALKYFMLKVDPKKKMLFNPAESIDFNGNTGPFIQYTYARIQSLLSKAEFVYAETADVTLNQFEKELIMQLANFKTVVAKSAETLSPALVANYVYDLVKSYNSFYQNNPILNQDDENIKQFRLNLSDLTAKTIKKSLELLGIGTVNRM; this comes from the coding sequence ATGAATATTAAAGATATTATAGAACAAAAACTTTCGGAGGTCATTTTAAATGTATATCAATTAAAAGACATTAAACTGGAAGTTCAGGAAAATAAAACGGAATTTGATGGTGACTTTACAATCGTTACTTTTCCATTGGTAAAACAGCTTAAGAAAAACCCTGAAAGCATTGGGGTTGAATTAGGAGACGCTTTAACGGAGCAGACGGATATTTTCGAAAGCTTTAATGTAGTAAAAGGATTCCTTAACGTTAAAGTTAAAAATCAATTGTTTGTGGATAACTTCAGATCTGTCAACTCTGGTTTTTCAACAATAGATAAGAAAAATGCAACGGTAATGGTGGAATACTCTTCACCAAATACCAATAAACCTTTGCACTTAGGGCATATCAGAAATAACCTGTTAGGGTTCTCTGTAGCACAGATCTTAAAAGAGGCAGGATATGATGTTATTAAAACTCAGATCATCAATGACAGAGGAATTCATATCTGTAAATCCATGTTGGCCTGGGAGAAATTCGGGAATGGGGAAACTCCTGAGACTACTGGTACAAAAGGAGATAAATTTGTTGGAAACTACTATGTGGAGTTTGACAAAAATTATAAGAAAGAAATTTCTGAGCTTGTAGCTCAGGGAGTAGCAGAAGAACAGGCTAAAAAAGAGGCTCCGGTAATGAAGGAAGCTCAGAAAATGCTTCTGGACTGGGAAAATGGAGATGAAGCAGTAAGAAATCTTTGGGCAGAGATGAATTCCTGGGTATACAAAGGATTCAATGAAACTTATAAGAGATTGGGGGTTGATTTTGATCAGGTGCAGTATGAGAGCAATACATATATTTTAGGAAAAGACCTTATCCAGGCTGGTTTGGACAAAGGAGTACTGTACCAAAAAGAAGATGGTTCTGTTTGGTGTGACCTTACAGATGAAGGGCTGGATCAAAAACTATTGCTACGTTCTGATGGTACTTCAGTTTATATGACCCAGGATTTAGGAACGGCTGTTGAACGTTTTAAGCAAAATAATATTCAGAAACTTATCTATACGGTAGGTAATGAGCAGGATTATCATTTCCAGGTTTTATTTAAGATCCTGAAAAAATTAGGATATGAGTGGGCAGATCAGTTATTCCACCTTTCTTACGGAATGGTAGAATTACCGGAAGGAAAAATGAAATCCCGCGAAGGAACTGTAGTAGATGCAGACGATTTAATGCAGGAAATGTATGAAACAGCAAAATCTAAAGCCCAGGAGCTTGGAAAGCTTGAAACTCTTTCTGAAGAGGATAAAGAAGCTTCTTACGAAACAGTAGGACTGGGAGCATTGAAATATTTCATGCTGAAAGTTGACCCTAAGAAGAAAATGCTTTTCAATCCGGCTGAAAGTATTGATTTTAATGGAAATACAGGGCCTTTTATTCAATATACTTACGCTCGTATCCAGTCTTTATTATCAAAAGCAGAGTTTGTGTATGCAGAAACAGCAGATGTAACTTTGAACCAGTTTGAAAAAGAACTGATCATGCAGTTAGCAAACTTTAAAACAGTAGTGGCTAAGTCTGCAGAGACATTAAGCCCGGCTTTGGTTGCTAATTATGTATATGATCTTGTAAAATCTTACAACTCATTCTATCAGAATAATCCGATTCTGAATCAGGATGATGAAAATATTAAACAATTCCGTCTGAATCTGTCAGACCTTACCGCAAAAACGATCAAAAAATCGTTGGAATTGCTGGGAATTGGAACAGTAAACAGAATGTAG